A genome region from Anaerobacillus alkaliphilus includes the following:
- the rnz gene encoding ribonuclease Z, whose product MKLQFLGTCAGIPSKQRNVSSLIVQMLQYEDECWMIDCGEGTQQQLLHSSLTLHKISKIFITHLHGDHIYGLPGVLGSRSFQGATSKLQIFGPKGIKEFIEKTLSISNTYVRYPLEIYEIEEGTICKTDTFTFKAIQLEHGIPSFGYRIIEKDIPGELYVDELKKLGILPGPIYKRLKCGETVRLDNGLELTGTDFLGPTKRGKIIAVGGDTRACENQKKLALDADILIHEATFLHKDVQLAFEHYHSTAYEAAKLAVESGAKALFLNHISSRYSKGVEELLEEATAIFTPTFIPNDLETYLVKQNGDVSSL is encoded by the coding sequence ATAAAGCTACAATTTTTAGGCACTTGTGCAGGAATACCCTCTAAACAACGAAATGTTAGTTCATTAATTGTCCAAATGCTTCAATATGAAGATGAATGTTGGATGATTGATTGTGGAGAAGGGACACAACAACAACTGCTACACTCGTCACTAACGTTACATAAAATCTCTAAAATATTTATTACTCATCTACACGGAGATCATATTTATGGGTTACCTGGCGTCCTTGGTAGCCGGTCGTTTCAAGGGGCCACTTCTAAACTGCAAATATTTGGGCCAAAGGGTATTAAAGAATTTATTGAGAAAACATTGTCAATCTCAAACACGTATGTCAGATATCCACTTGAAATTTACGAAATAGAAGAGGGTACTATCTGTAAAACTGACACATTTACGTTTAAAGCAATTCAACTTGAGCATGGGATACCTTCCTTTGGTTATCGTATAATCGAAAAGGATATACCCGGAGAATTATATGTGGACGAACTAAAAAAATTAGGCATACTTCCTGGACCAATTTATAAAAGGCTGAAGTGCGGCGAAACTGTTCGATTGGATAACGGCTTAGAACTAACTGGTACAGATTTTCTTGGACCTACGAAAAGAGGGAAAATTATCGCTGTTGGAGGAGACACGAGAGCGTGTGAAAATCAAAAGAAGCTAGCGTTAGATGCTGATATCTTAATACACGAGGCGACCTTTCTGCATAAAGATGTGCAATTAGCATTTGAACATTATCATTCAACAGCGTATGAAGCAGCAAAGCTTGCAGTTGAGAGTGGAGCAAAAGCATTATTTTTAAATCATATCAGCTCAAGATATTCAAAGGGTGTAGAAGAACTACTTGAAGAAGCAACAGCCATTTTTACACCTACATTTATTCCAAATGATTTAGAAACATATCTTGTTAAACAAAATGGTGATGTCAGTAGTCTCTAA
- a CDS encoding ferritin produces MVSETLVKALNDQMNFEFESAQVYLAMAAYCSSESLDGFANFFLVQAEEERFHAMKFYNFINDIGHRAVITGFEDPSNEYKSVLDAFEKGLAHEKSVTKKIYNIADIALNEREHATMTFLKWFIEEQVEEEASFDTIIQKLRRIENDSNAFFMLDNEFAGRTFTPPTV; encoded by the coding sequence ATGGTAAGTGAAACTTTAGTAAAAGCTTTAAACGATCAAATGAACTTTGAGTTTGAATCAGCACAAGTTTATCTAGCTATGGCAGCATACTGCTCGTCTGAAAGTCTGGATGGATTTGCAAACTTTTTCCTTGTTCAAGCAGAAGAAGAAAGATTTCATGCGATGAAGTTTTATAACTTTATTAATGACATTGGACACAGAGCAGTAATTACAGGTTTCGAGGATCCAAGTAATGAGTATAAGTCAGTTCTTGATGCTTTCGAAAAAGGGTTAGCACATGAAAAGTCAGTTACGAAGAAAATTTACAATATTGCAGATATTGCGTTAAACGAGCGTGAGCACGCAACTATGACGTTCTTAAAATGGTTTATTGAAGAGCAAGTAGAAGAAGAAGCTAGCTTTGATACGATCATACAAAAATTAAGACGTATTGAAAATGACAGCAATGCTTTCTTTATGTTAGACAACGAATTTGCTGGACGTACATTTACACCACCAACAGTGTAA
- a CDS encoding TlpA disulfide reductase family protein produces the protein MNAPVFSLATMLENKEVSLDSFLGKPVMLTFWASWCPDCHRDLQLKNQFYRSINSDQLVFLTINVTGREGNPDDGVKFIKENHYSFPVLKDLGTKMYDAYQCMGVPTTILLNKDHEIVERFNDKASFTAILGSIGKII, from the coding sequence TTGAATGCACCAGTTTTTTCATTAGCTACAATGCTTGAAAATAAAGAAGTATCTTTAGATTCATTTTTAGGTAAACCTGTGATGCTAACCTTTTGGGCCTCTTGGTGCCCAGATTGTCATCGAGACTTACAATTAAAGAATCAATTCTATAGATCCATTAATTCGGATCAATTAGTGTTTTTAACCATTAACGTAACAGGCAGGGAAGGAAACCCTGATGACGGTGTAAAATTCATAAAAGAAAATCATTACTCATTTCCAGTTTTAAAGGATCTTGGCACAAAAATGTATGATGCCTATCAATGTATGGGAGTTCCGACAACGATCTTGTTAAATAAAGATCATGAAATAGTGGAGAGATTTAATGACAAAGCAAGTTTTACAGCGATTCTCGGTAGTATAGGTAAAATTATATAA
- a CDS encoding sulfurtransferase produces MLKHLVSAEWLRERMNDGNIRILDCRFELGKPNAGFDAYLADHIPNAVYVDLEKDMSGQKSLHGGRHPLPSLQEFASKVSAVGIDHTVTVVAYDDQGGAMASRLAWLLSYLGHKNVFVLNTSYSSWKDSGFPVTDEIQEFSSANFETEINEQMLCTMEEVREAIKKDNVVLLDSRENIRYLGIEELIDKEAGHIPTAKNAFWKEGVSNNGAWLSTEEQEERFKMIERGKEVIVYCGSGVTACPNVLTLQSLRYENVRLYVGSWSDWISYPENQIEK; encoded by the coding sequence ATGTTAAAACATTTAGTGTCAGCCGAATGGCTTAGAGAACGAATGAATGATGGGAATATACGAATACTAGACTGTCGCTTTGAATTAGGAAAACCCAATGCTGGGTTTGATGCGTATCTTGCAGATCATATTCCAAATGCGGTGTATGTTGATCTTGAAAAGGATATGTCTGGTCAGAAATCTCTTCATGGCGGTAGACATCCACTTCCTAGTCTACAAGAATTTGCGTCAAAAGTATCAGCTGTAGGAATTGACCATACAGTGACAGTAGTGGCCTATGATGATCAAGGAGGCGCAATGGCCTCTCGGTTAGCTTGGTTACTTAGCTATCTTGGCCATAAGAATGTCTTTGTTTTAAATACTTCATATTCAAGTTGGAAAGATAGTGGCTTTCCGGTAACAGACGAAATTCAAGAGTTTTCAAGTGCAAACTTCGAAACGGAGATTAATGAGCAAATGCTTTGTACAATGGAAGAAGTAAGAGAGGCAATCAAAAAAGACAACGTAGTACTACTTGATAGTCGAGAGAACATACGCTACTTAGGTATTGAAGAGCTAATTGATAAAGAAGCTGGCCATATTCCAACAGCTAAAAATGCTTTTTGGAAAGAGGGAGTTAGTAACAATGGTGCTTGGCTCTCTACAGAGGAGCAAGAAGAAAGATTTAAGATGATTGAGCGTGGTAAAGAAGTAATCGTCTACTGTGGTTCAGGTGTTACAGCCTGTCCAAACGTCTTAACACTCCAATCCTTACGCTATGAGAATGTAAGACTATATGTAGGTAGTTGGAGTGATTGGATTTCCTATCCGGAAAATCAAATAGAGAAATAG
- the mgtE gene encoding magnesium transporter: MVRLDQENREIYTKQIIQTLVDQNMNDFRELFFELHPTDQIDLLNSVTKKQRTVIYKYVKPEEFAEIFQGLEVTKQKLYISELQQNYAIDVINHMPYDDIADFFAQLPESTKELYLSKMAKEEAEEVIQLLKYNDQTAGAIMTTEYISVSSADTVANVMGRLRIEAPEAETIYYLYVVDEQLKLVGVVSLRDLIVARLEQKIDEIMLTRVKSVETHTDQEEVARIMRKYDFLAVPVTAQGKLVGIVTVDDIMDVVEEETEEDFGEISAVRGSIDTNISAFTAGKKRAPWIVVLMFLGLITAGVIGEFEETLEAYILLAAFIPLIMDSAGNTGTQALAVVVRGLAVGSVDSSSIGKMLRREFGTGVILGVIAAITLMIVVPFLYPEGGFLLAAIVGVSLFLTLCFSTMVGATVPLIINKLKIDPAVASGPFITTINDIMGLIIYFSLATALLDYLPEM, encoded by the coding sequence ATGGTAAGATTAGATCAAGAAAATCGTGAGATATATACAAAACAAATCATTCAAACTTTAGTTGATCAAAACATGAATGACTTTAGAGAGCTCTTCTTTGAGTTACATCCAACAGACCAAATTGACTTATTAAATTCTGTTACTAAAAAACAACGAACTGTTATCTATAAGTATGTAAAACCAGAGGAATTTGCTGAAATTTTCCAAGGTCTTGAAGTTACAAAACAAAAGCTCTATATTAGCGAATTACAGCAAAACTATGCCATCGATGTGATTAACCATATGCCTTATGATGACATTGCTGACTTTTTTGCCCAACTCCCAGAAAGCACAAAGGAATTATACTTAAGCAAAATGGCTAAAGAAGAAGCTGAGGAAGTTATTCAATTACTTAAGTATAATGATCAAACAGCCGGAGCCATTATGACGACTGAGTATATCTCCGTCTCCTCAGCAGATACTGTAGCCAATGTGATGGGGCGTTTACGGATCGAAGCACCAGAAGCAGAGACGATCTACTATTTATATGTCGTTGATGAACAACTTAAGCTAGTAGGCGTTGTTTCGTTAAGGGACTTAATTGTTGCAAGACTAGAACAAAAAATTGATGAAATCATGTTAACTCGTGTAAAGTCCGTGGAAACTCACACTGACCAAGAGGAAGTAGCTAGAATTATGAGAAAGTACGACTTCCTAGCTGTACCGGTAACAGCACAAGGAAAGCTTGTCGGGATTGTTACTGTTGACGATATTATGGACGTTGTTGAAGAAGAAACGGAAGAGGATTTCGGGGAAATCTCAGCTGTTCGTGGATCGATTGATACGAATATCTCAGCGTTTACTGCAGGTAAAAAACGTGCCCCTTGGATTGTCGTGCTAATGTTTTTAGGACTAATAACTGCAGGTGTTATTGGTGAGTTTGAAGAAACGCTTGAAGCTTATATTTTACTTGCCGCATTTATTCCATTAATTATGGACTCAGCAGGGAATACGGGTACTCAAGCTCTAGCTGTTGTCGTTCGTGGTCTAGCAGTTGGTTCAGTTGATAGTTCTTCAATCGGAAAAATGTTAAGACGTGAATTTGGAACAGGGGTAATCCTAGGGGTAATAGCTGCTATAACATTAATGATTGTAGTCCCATTCTTATATCCTGAAGGTGGGTTCCTACTAGCTGCTATCGTAGGTGTATCATTATTCTTAACATTATGTTTTTCTACAATGGTCGGAGCGACAGTACCACTAATTATTAATAAATTGAAGATTGATCCAGCCGTTGCATCTGGTCCATTTATCACTACGATTAATGATATTATGGGCTTAATTATCTACTTCTCTCTTGCAACTGCTTTGTTAGATTACTTACCCGAAATGTAA
- the racA gene encoding chromosome-anchoring protein RacA, whose translation MEKVFKTKEVSEELGVNPTTIQRWIKYFDIPCKTNELGHYLIGEKELESLNKIKERLNRGFTMKEIREKNDPVQIVKEKREKMVAANVFEDKLEQLMIHIEQLERKLSVKADEVVEYQVLQHRTELDSLFSMITKIDERMSKIEQHLPEMEKKVVGGVENNVPEQYRKPRPKSKLMSIFSL comes from the coding sequence ATGGAAAAAGTATTTAAAACAAAAGAAGTATCTGAGGAGTTAGGTGTAAATCCGACGACAATTCAAAGATGGATCAAATACTTTGACATCCCATGTAAAACAAATGAATTGGGTCACTACTTAATCGGTGAGAAAGAATTAGAATCTCTTAATAAAATAAAAGAACGTCTGAATAGAGGGTTTACGATGAAGGAAATACGCGAAAAAAATGATCCCGTGCAGATTGTAAAGGAGAAAAGAGAAAAGATGGTTGCAGCCAATGTTTTTGAGGACAAGTTAGAACAATTAATGATTCATATTGAGCAGCTTGAAAGAAAGCTGTCTGTTAAGGCCGATGAGGTTGTGGAATATCAGGTGTTACAACATCGTACGGAACTGGATAGTTTATTTTCGATGATTACAAAGATTGATGAAAGAATGAGTAAAATTGAACAGCACCTCCCAGAGATGGAAAAGAAAGTTGTCGGGGGAGTTGAAAACAACGTGCCTGAGCAATATAGAAAGCCTCGTCCAAAAAGTAAATTAATGAGTATTTTTTCTTTATAA
- a CDS encoding MerR family transcriptional regulator: METYTIRELATKFKVTTRTIRYYEELGILDPQRLQSKARLFTKKDETRLRLILRGKKFGFSLEEIKEMITLFDEDRTGKKQLEKTMDFGEKKIADLKIHIEELTELKEEMENLLVDYKSKLEELEKQSKS; the protein is encoded by the coding sequence ATGGAAACATATACAATTAGAGAATTAGCAACAAAATTTAAGGTAACAACAAGGACCATTCGTTACTACGAAGAACTTGGTATTTTAGACCCACAAAGGCTACAATCAAAAGCACGGCTTTTTACAAAAAAGGATGAAACACGCTTACGACTAATATTAAGAGGTAAGAAATTTGGCTTTTCATTAGAAGAAATTAAAGAAATGATTACCTTATTTGACGAAGATCGAACAGGTAAAAAGCAGTTGGAAAAAACTATGGATTTTGGCGAAAAGAAAATTGCAGACCTGAAAATTCATATAGAAGAATTAACAGAGTTAAAGGAAGAAATGGAAAATTTACTTGTTGATTATAAAAGCAAATTAGAAGAGTTAGAAAAGCAAAGTAAGTCTTAA
- a CDS encoding cysteine hydrolase family protein — translation MMKALLIIDYTNDFVADDGSLTCGKPAQDIEERITEITKEFVESNDYVLFAVDVHEKDDPYHPETKLYPPHNLRNSKGRDQYGRLGSYYEQLQQSKNLQVDWVDKTRYSAFCGTDIEMRLRMRNITEVHLVGVCTDICVLHTAVDAYNKGFQIVVHEDAVQSFSQSGHEWALNHFTAALGAKVVRKNS, via the coding sequence TTGATGAAAGCTTTACTTATCATTGATTATACGAATGATTTTGTCGCAGATGACGGTAGTTTAACGTGTGGTAAGCCAGCTCAGGATATAGAAGAAAGAATTACAGAGATCACTAAAGAGTTTGTTGAATCTAACGATTATGTACTATTCGCAGTAGATGTACACGAAAAAGATGATCCTTATCACCCTGAAACAAAGTTATATCCACCTCATAATTTGAGGAATAGCAAGGGAAGAGATCAGTATGGACGTTTAGGTAGCTATTACGAACAACTTCAACAGAGTAAGAATCTTCAAGTAGATTGGGTTGATAAAACAAGGTATAGTGCATTCTGTGGAACCGACATCGAAATGAGACTAAGAATGAGGAATATTACAGAAGTTCACTTGGTAGGGGTTTGTACTGATATTTGTGTTCTTCACACAGCTGTCGATGCATATAATAAAGGCTTCCAAATTGTCGTGCACGAAGATGCTGTTCAGAGTTTTTCTCAGTCTGGACACGAATGGGCACTTAATCACTTTACTGCTGCATTAGGGGCGAAGGTAGTTCGCAAAAATTCGTAA
- a CDS encoding SLC13 family permease, with translation MEPQLLLTFIILLITTVFFMIGKIRADLVAVCSLLTLVLTGIITTGEALAGFSNSIVIMIAGLFVVGGGIFRTGLARMAGNYLLRFAGNSEKKLLLFLMLLVALLSAFMSNTGTVAVLMPVVISLALGMKKSPALFLIPLAFASSLGGVLTLIGTPPNLIVSQILVDNGYARLSFFDFTGVGLVALVTGIIFLMTAGKKLLPSGNSRAVPSSQKETSSSELVNHFQISEQLHRVKVQPLSPMINKPLSDLQLPRKYHVSIIHIERGYRENPIFTGVQQLPATSATVIKENDVLYIQGNCDDVASFQKDYLLRVYKEELVKPTKLVSKNFGVAEVLLTPQSSFINRTIADLNFREKYHVNILGINRKGKYQLENCSEQPLKFGDALLVQGRWLDLELLSKETEDVVVLGQTKEQASMAAANGKAPVAGAIMLGMLIMMTLEIVPAVTAVLIAAVLMVLTGCLRNMEDAYGNINWESVVLIGAMLPMATALEKTGGILYLSDYMIGTLGMYGPLALLGGFYFATMLFSQFISNTATAVLFAPIAITTAINVGASPYPFLIAVSVAASMAFATPVASPTNALVMTAGSYKFSDFVKVGVPLQLVIWIMMMLSIPYFFPL, from the coding sequence ATGGAACCTCAACTTCTCTTAACTTTTATTATTTTACTAATAACTACAGTATTCTTTATGATCGGAAAAATTAGAGCAGACTTAGTTGCAGTTTGTTCTTTACTAACATTGGTTTTGACTGGAATTATCACAACAGGCGAAGCGTTAGCTGGTTTTTCTAATTCAATTGTCATTATGATTGCAGGCTTGTTTGTTGTTGGTGGTGGAATTTTCCGTACTGGTTTAGCAAGAATGGCAGGAAATTATTTGTTACGGTTTGCAGGAAATAGTGAAAAAAAACTATTACTCTTTCTAATGCTGTTGGTAGCTTTGTTGAGTGCATTTATGAGTAATACCGGAACAGTGGCGGTCTTAATGCCGGTAGTTATTAGCTTAGCTTTGGGAATGAAGAAAAGTCCTGCACTATTTTTAATCCCCCTTGCTTTTGCAAGTAGCCTAGGTGGAGTGTTAACACTTATTGGAACGCCACCAAATCTAATCGTTAGTCAAATTCTTGTGGACAACGGTTATGCTAGACTCAGTTTTTTTGACTTTACTGGAGTAGGTCTTGTTGCATTAGTTACTGGGATCATCTTTTTAATGACCGCAGGTAAAAAACTATTACCATCAGGAAATTCAAGGGCAGTACCTAGCAGTCAAAAGGAAACAAGCTCTTCTGAATTAGTCAATCATTTTCAGATATCTGAACAATTGCATCGTGTAAAGGTGCAACCACTATCTCCAATGATCAATAAACCACTTTCTGACTTACAGTTACCTAGGAAATATCATGTAAGTATTATCCACATTGAGCGTGGCTATCGAGAAAATCCTATTTTTACTGGTGTACAGCAACTACCTGCTACTTCTGCTACCGTTATTAAAGAAAACGATGTCTTATATATTCAAGGTAATTGTGATGATGTAGCAAGTTTTCAAAAAGATTATTTGTTAAGAGTTTATAAAGAGGAATTAGTAAAACCTACAAAGTTAGTTTCCAAGAATTTCGGTGTTGCTGAGGTTTTGCTAACACCTCAATCCAGCTTTATTAACCGAACAATTGCAGATTTAAATTTTCGTGAGAAGTACCATGTAAACATTTTAGGAATAAATCGAAAAGGAAAATATCAGTTGGAAAATTGTTCCGAACAACCATTAAAGTTTGGAGATGCCTTATTGGTCCAAGGAAGATGGCTTGATTTAGAATTATTGTCAAAGGAAACAGAGGATGTGGTTGTACTCGGGCAAACAAAAGAACAAGCAAGCATGGCCGCAGCAAATGGGAAAGCACCTGTAGCAGGGGCAATTATGCTAGGAATGCTAATAATGATGACGTTAGAAATTGTTCCAGCTGTTACTGCAGTATTGATAGCCGCAGTTCTTATGGTTCTAACGGGCTGTCTTCGTAATATGGAAGATGCGTACGGGAATATAAATTGGGAAAGTGTTGTACTCATTGGTGCGATGTTACCGATGGCTACAGCGCTAGAAAAAACAGGTGGTATCTTGTACTTATCGGATTATATGATCGGTACATTGGGAATGTACGGTCCATTAGCACTGCTTGGAGGATTTTATTTTGCCACGATGCTATTTAGTCAATTTATAAGTAATACGGCAACAGCAGTTCTTTTTGCACCAATTGCTATTACGACTGCTATCAATGTCGGTGCAAGTCCTTATCCATTTTTAATTGCAGTTTCTGTTGCAGCGAGTATGGCTTTTGCTACTCCTGTAGCCTCGCCAACAAATGCATTAGTTATGACAGCGGGAAGCTATAAATTTAGTGACTTTGTCAAAGTTGGTGTTCCACTTCAATTGGTGATTTGGATCATGATGATGCTTTCGATTCCTTATTTTTTTCCGTTATAA
- the cbpA gene encoding cyclic di-AMP binding protein CbpA, with translation MQIKYNAIPKKDVKVCTEDYTIQEALEVLEETGFRCIPVLDKDNKKFMGNIYKSRIYEYMVKNAGPITDSIMKLIRDEDIVTYEDSSFFKIFFTIKKYPYVAVLKENGDFSGILTHANVMSLLEDSWGVKTGSYALTISTHEYQGALKNIVTIIKKYCNIQSLLTLDNESTFLRRVIVTLPKDTTEKQFHEIVQKLEREGFRVFDIEKF, from the coding sequence ATGCAAATTAAGTACAACGCTATTCCAAAGAAAGATGTTAAAGTTTGTACTGAAGATTACACGATTCAAGAAGCATTAGAAGTACTAGAAGAAACAGGGTTCCGCTGTATTCCAGTCTTAGACAAAGACAACAAAAAGTTTATGGGTAATATCTACAAATCAAGAATTTACGAATATATGGTGAAAAACGCTGGGCCAATTACAGATAGTATTATGAAATTAATTAGAGACGAGGATATCGTTACATATGAAGATTCGTCTTTCTTTAAAATTTTCTTCACAATCAAAAAGTACCCTTACGTGGCAGTATTAAAAGAAAATGGAGACTTCTCTGGTATATTGACACATGCAAACGTTATGTCACTTCTTGAAGACTCATGGGGTGTAAAAACTGGTAGTTATGCTCTAACCATTTCAACACATGAATATCAGGGAGCTTTAAAGAATATTGTTACAATTATTAAAAAATACTGTAACATCCAAAGCTTACTAACATTGGATAATGAAAGTACCTTCTTACGAAGAGTAATTGTAACGTTACCGAAGGATACTACAGAAAAACAATTCCATGAAATCGTTCAGAAGCTAGAAAGAGAAGGCTTCCGGGTTTTTGATATAGAAAAATTTTAA
- a CDS encoding DUF2524 family protein — translation MGTHDQIRQQLQQVDEILQFAESQLNSAKQVQGGDELKYDEAQQQLEQVNMQIERLLSSATPEQRDELTRARQQVNQMQNKMILGI, via the coding sequence ATGGGGACTCACGATCAAATTAGACAACAGTTACAACAAGTAGATGAAATTTTGCAATTTGCTGAAAGTCAATTAAATTCCGCAAAACAGGTTCAAGGCGGAGATGAACTAAAGTATGATGAGGCACAACAACAACTTGAACAGGTAAACATGCAAATTGAACGGCTTCTCTCAAGTGCTACACCAGAACAAAGAGACGAGCTTACTAGAGCAAGACAACAAGTAAATCAAATGCAAAACAAAATGATATTAGGAATTTAA
- a CDS encoding DUF2515 domain-containing protein has translation MQEKKYIELIKKITEQGNIDNISRTVFYDDFYLRNKEIIWAYLASIVSRNAGWNMTDLESEVFRELIPQDYREILYLTYERANWLIFLDAFPQLCLYEISKNAGKPLFHLLKFFHVSKFMEEKWQEFWVHKDINRLCTALIINEQHVIQKPVIDDPFYSDKVFRSLPYVIEDKLHFSTVFFPTLKGKLYGYSVHGFTKVRNRIELGKRLAWLLFHPQYRQEIRKFASKVKHTGSRYDYERYVKKIKRKRTPTLRSTYPVIAHHRSNLSDWYSEKQQKKIEQYFLPPKVIRKVDLTDWYYKKQQQLELAAKIEHVLLQLLKRKADTR, from the coding sequence TTGCAAGAGAAAAAGTATATTGAGTTAATCAAAAAAATTACAGAGCAAGGAAATATAGATAATATTTCACGTACCGTATTTTATGATGATTTTTATTTAAGGAACAAAGAAATCATTTGGGCCTATTTGGCAAGTATTGTGTCGAGAAATGCGGGTTGGAATATGACTGATTTAGAGAGCGAGGTATTTCGTGAACTTATTCCACAAGACTATCGTGAGATATTGTACTTAACATACGAGAGAGCAAACTGGTTAATTTTTCTTGACGCATTTCCACAACTTTGTCTTTATGAAATCTCTAAAAATGCTGGAAAGCCTTTGTTTCATCTATTGAAGTTTTTTCATGTCTCTAAATTCATGGAGGAAAAGTGGCAGGAATTCTGGGTTCATAAGGATATCAATCGCCTCTGTACGGCTCTTATCATAAATGAACAACATGTTATTCAAAAACCAGTCATTGATGATCCTTTTTATAGTGATAAAGTCTTTCGAAGTCTTCCTTATGTCATCGAGGATAAACTGCATTTTAGCACCGTATTTTTTCCTACACTAAAAGGCAAATTGTATGGTTATTCAGTACATGGATTTACGAAAGTAAGAAACCGAATTGAGCTTGGAAAACGTTTAGCTTGGCTATTGTTTCATCCTCAGTATCGTCAAGAAATACGTAAGTTTGCGTCAAAAGTAAAGCATACTGGTTCAAGGTATGATTATGAGAGATACGTGAAGAAGATCAAGAGAAAACGGACGCCGACACTTAGGTCTACTTACCCCGTCATTGCTCATCATCGAAGCAATTTGTCGGATTGGTATAGTGAGAAGCAACAAAAGAAGATTGAGCAGTACTTTTTGCCACCAAAGGTAATCAGAAAAGTAGATTTAACAGACTGGTATTACAAAAAACAACAGCAACTAGAGCTAGCAGCGAAGATAGAACACGTATTACTCCAATTACTAAAAAGAAAGGCTGACACGCGATAA